TGGAGCGATGGTTTGGCAAAGTCAAGAAGTTGGCCTCACATAAAATTGGTTTTGCGTTTTTCGTGTGCATTGTAGTGATCTCACGTTTTTATTTGCTGGTCGTTTGGTCAAACTGGCGAGGACGGTTCTGTTCTGAATCTTATGATGGCGTCATACGGAATCGTCGGCCCCAACCGAACTTTGACGTCCAACTtcctcatgcatgcatgcacgaaGCCTCAATACACGAGTAGTTTACCGACTTGGGTGGCTACTTGCCATGCAGTATCGTATACTTGTACGAATTGGAATACATGGTCATGCGTGTTTCCTCTCTTGTGCTGCATCCATAAGGCACTGCAAGACTTCAAGCACACGTGACGGATTGGCATGACACGTTTGGTCCACGGTGTGTTACTCGATTTCGTACTCGGGTAACGTGTGAAACTTCCGAGACAGAGCGGAAGGGTTCACATAAGTCACGGGGGCCCcacgtgtgtgtgtgagagagagaggatgtcaCAGTGTTGGGGACGGAATGTATTATGCTTCTGTTATCATTTTGACTATATAAGCGTCGGATTTCGTACGTTCGTGTAACACGTGACGTCGTGACGTCACCTCATTCGTTCTCTCCCTGTCTGTCTCTCTCTCGCAGTCCATATATCGGTGCTCGATTCCTCTCGTCTCATCCAACTCGCTCTCTCGCGGCTCCCGAGCTCTTCACCTGAGACGAGATCGGCTAAACAGCAGAAATGTCGCCCGCCGCAGTGGCTCCCCCCCTCTCGCGCACCAAGCGGTTAGTCATCGCCGCCGTTTCCGCAATCAACGATGCCGCTTGCCGCTCCGACGGCACCGTCAACCGCCGGCTCGTGTCGCTTCTCGACGCCCGGGTCGCCGCCTCCGCCAAACCCTTTCGTGGCGTCCGCACTGCCGACGTCCCCGTTGACCTCTCCCGTGATCTGTGGTTCCGACTCTTCGTCCCCTCTTCCGTTTCTGACGGCGAACGGCTTCCCGTCATCGTCTTCTTCCACGGAGGCGGGTTCGCCTTCCTGTCCCCCGACTCCTACCTTTTCGACGACGTGTGCCGCCGGATCTGCCGCACGGTCCACGCCCTCGTGGTATCCGTCAACTACCGCCTCGCGCCGGAGCACCGGTGCCCGGCGCAGTACGAGGACGGGGTTCACGTGCTCCGCTTCCTGGACGGCGGCGGCCTCTTGTACGCTGACCCCTCCGCTGCAGATCTTGCCGACCTATCCAGCTGCTTCCTCGTGGGCGATTCCGCCGGCGGAAACATCGTCCACCACGTAGCCCGGCGCTGGGCAGCGGACGCCGACGGCGGGTGGAAGAGGCTGCGACTGGCGGGAATGGTGCTGATCCAGCCCTACTTCGGTGGCGAGGAGCGCACAGAGGCTGAGCTGAGGCTGGTCGGTGCACCGCTGGTGTCGGTGGAGAGGACGGACTGGCTGTGGCGGGCGTTCCTTCCGGAGGGAGCGGACCGGGACCACGAGGCGTCGAACGTGTTCGGGCCGCGGGCGGTGGGGGAGCTGGAGGAGGCTCTGCCGGCGGCGATGGTGGTGGTAGGGGGCTTCGACCCGCTGCAGGACTGGCAGCGGAGGTACTACAAGGGGCTGAGGGCGAGGGGCAAGTCGGCGCGGCTGGTGGAGTACCCGGAGGCCTTCCACTCCTTCTACTCCTTCCCTGATCTGAAGCAATCCACAGTGCTCATGGAGGAGATCAAGAGCTTCGTCGACAGCCACCGACCTCGGAAGGAGGAGGACAGAGAACGAAGTGGTGGTGGTGACAAGCACAGTAATATTGAAGAGtggtagttgtttattgagtgtaGATAACAGTAATTGTGATTGCACAGTATTTGGTTATTGTATGTGCCATATCCCACAATGCTTTTTAATATGTACAAAAAATATTAGCTGGctttttatacaaaaataaaattttttttattggaaCAAACTTAATTGGTACCAtctctttttttgtttctgaTATAAACGAGATGAAAGGATTCAGAAAGATGTGAGTCGACTGTTTGTATCAGTCGtcgataaagataaaaaaaaggtttttaattttgtgttgctgaaaCAATGACAATAATTGTAGGACCAGAAGGTAGTCACAATCCTCACAGACTACTGCATGCCGGAGATGACTGGTTATGACCTCCTAAAGGCTGTCATGGTATGAAAGCTGTGCAGAACAATCTGCATTCTGCCTCATCTTCCTGCTAATCATGTCTACATTTTACACTTCAGGAACAGAGCTGCCAAACACCCATTCCTGTGATCGTAATGTCATGAGAAAACGAGCCACAGAGAATCAACAGGCTTGTAGCTTCCTTCCGCAGTAATCTTTCGATGCCGTTCACTGCAAAGATGAAATCTGCTGAATGCACCATCATCATTTAAGCTGTCAACAAACCAAACATTAGTCTTGTCTGGGCATCCATCCGATATTTCATGCCTTGcttctatttctttctttttcctggtCAAAGAAACCAATGGTTTGTGCATTGCTGAATGAGATGTGCCCATTCTATTGCCGGGAGAGATGAGATGTTTCTTCTCCAAAACTAAATGATCATGCGTGTGTGTTCAAACTAGGTGCCGAGCTATTGGAGCCGAGGATTTC
The window above is part of the Musa acuminata AAA Group cultivar baxijiao chromosome BXJ2-6, Cavendish_Baxijiao_AAA, whole genome shotgun sequence genome. Proteins encoded here:
- the LOC135613666 gene encoding probable carboxylesterase 18, with product MSPAAVAPPLSRTKRLVIAAVSAINDAACRSDGTVNRRLVSLLDARVAASAKPFRGVRTADVPVDLSRDLWFRLFVPSSVSDGERLPVIVFFHGGGFAFLSPDSYLFDDVCRRICRTVHALVVSVNYRLAPEHRCPAQYEDGVHVLRFLDGGGLLYADPSAADLADLSSCFLVGDSAGGNIVHHVARRWAADADGGWKRLRLAGMVLIQPYFGGEERTEAELRLVGAPLVSVERTDWLWRAFLPEGADRDHEASNVFGPRAVGELEEALPAAMVVVGGFDPLQDWQRRYYKGLRARGKSARLVEYPEAFHSFYSFPDLKQSTVLMEEIKSFVDSHRPRKEEDRERSGGGDKHSNIEEW